A stretch of Trichomycterus rosablanca isolate fTriRos1 chromosome 8, fTriRos1.hap1, whole genome shotgun sequence DNA encodes these proteins:
- the il12ba gene encoding interleukin 12Ba, producing MTLIVIGFLIVLSHASMGSIKVAENYWTLKSNELVVVEDMTKYGSKVLVPLVCGEAFEGQNIIWKTVSGEKLQVQGNRILVMVEERQGGTYTCYSTEGNYLNHTLVLVQWPYRKIIKGTPEHGYIHCAANNYSGFFQCFWTWDETRAGKIAQIKVTRSHSVGNISCSLDSSANSITCQDHEYCPYAEELDHINLTIYFRSNYVIEAYFLPFQISDIVRPDMVRIRKKNNTLELQYPESWSTPFSYFPLTFQVKEIRCRKKADCDCSNHRSLKVNLTQEQQWPLKKGVMVCVRAQDDLCNSSWSKWNKYK from the exons ATGACTTTAATTGTGATTGGATTCCTGATTGTTCTTTCCCATGCCTCAATGGGATCCATCAAAGTGGCTGAAAATTACTGGACTCTTAAATCAAATG AACTGGTGGTGGTTGAAGATATGACCAAATATGGCAGCAAGGTGCTGGTTCCACTGGTGTGCGGTGAGGCTTTTGAAGGACAGAACATCATCTGgaagacagtgagtggagagaAACTCCAGGTCCAAGGAAACAGGATTTTAGTAATGGTGGAGGAAAGACAGGGAGGAACGTACacctgttacagtactgagggCAATTACCTGAACCACACGCTGGTGCTGGTGCAGTGGCCCTACAGGAAAATTATTAAAGGCACTCCTGAGCATG GTTACATTCACTGTGCAGCCAACAATTATAGTGGCTTCTTTCAGTGCTTCTGGACGTGGGATGAAACGAGAGCAGGAAAAATTGCACAAATTAAAGTAACACG TTCTCACAGTGTAGGAAACATCAGCTGCAGTCTGGACTCCAGTGCAAACAGCATTACATGTCAGGACCACGAATACTGCCCCTATGCGGAAGAGCTGGATCACATCAATCTGACCATTTATTTCCGAAGCAACTACGTCATTGAGGCATATTTCCTGCCGTTTCAAATCTCAGACATAG TGAGGCCAGACATGGTGCGTATCAGGAAGAAAAACAACACTCTTGAGCTGCAGTACCCAGAAAGCTGGAGCACACCCTTCTCCTACTTTCCCCTCACCTTCCAGGTCAAAGAGATTCGTTGTCGTAAAAAAGCTGACTGTGATTGCTCTAACCACAGATCATTGAAG GTGAACCTGACCCAGGAGCAGCAGTGGCCACTAAAAAAGGGTGTCATGGTGTGTGTCAGAGCACAGGACGACCTGTGTAATTCCTCCTGGAGCAAATGGAACAAGTATAAGTAA